From the Solanum lycopersicum chromosome 10, SLM_r2.1 genome, one window contains:
- the LOC101249684 gene encoding uncharacterized protein, whose protein sequence is MDELVSEDDHTTCDFGSISRGQTQEFTPGTSGMTYQPTNTDIVPYTTSQILRNSSLSSLENVFGGSRPQHFENAPNFNSSPGLPMSIETPGVVNHLEDSNDEVENANECGEPSVKEKRRIFPQRCGTGSHYLYQHGKKKSNDKQRTVIERFQVDAACCNSG, encoded by the exons ATGGATGAATTAGTCTCCGAAGATGATCACACAACTTGTGATTTTGGTTCCATTTCAAGGGGCCAAACTCAAGAATTCACTCCCGGGACATCAGGTATGACATATCAACCAACAAATACTGATATTGTTCCATACACAACATCACAAATATTAAGGAATTCTAGTCTTTCATCACTTGAGAATGTATTTGGTGGTTCTCGACCTCAACATTTTGAGAATGCCCCCAACTTTAATTCATCACCTGGGCTGCCAATGTCCATTGAGACCCCCGGTGTTGTTAATCATTTAGAGGACTCCAACGATGAAGTGGAGAATGCAAACGAATGTGGTGAACCATCAGTGAAGGAGAAGCGTAGGATTTTTCCTCAGCGTTGTGGGACTG GGAGTCACTATCTTTACCAGCAtggcaaaaaaaaaagcaacgaCAAACAAAGAACTGTAATTGAGAGGTTTCAG GTTGATGCAGCTTGTTGTAATTCTGGATAA